From a single Mycolicibacterium moriokaense genomic region:
- a CDS encoding polysaccharide biosynthesis tyrosine autokinase: MDLRSYCRLLVRRWRILLLVCLVVGAGLVGAGFLIPTTYTAHARMVFVPKLSPYASLPARQVAETYLADRMTTYAQVVTTNQVLQPVIDSLDLGVTVPELIEQIEVTIPSNTLVIDLAVKAPTAADAASIANRITNEMSWAIADLEGAPSVAESPVQVAVLQPADIPAHRSSPNMLLNLAVAVGVALIAGVFAAVLADNFDTRIRRRSDVTASGVPYLGGVPTARNVKARGLLPFTEQPPELRAILHRIAFDVLCSVEDSPNLIFTSPRTGAGKTLLAANVAGALAAAGKRVAFIDADVRKTRLSALVGMTQTRGVADFAVARMRLDQSLLQDNWGGFTVIPCGGNGIDVGEILAGGEFAELVRYLADHFDVVIVDAPPIASFGDAARFTKHISNVVIVAAAGSTPRAELLRVTGSLRRARANVLGVVLSEARADEEPAPADENGEETSDR, from the coding sequence ATGGACCTTCGCAGCTATTGCCGACTGCTGGTGCGGCGCTGGCGGATACTCCTCCTCGTCTGCCTCGTGGTCGGCGCAGGACTCGTGGGGGCGGGATTCCTCATTCCGACGACCTACACGGCGCACGCGCGAATGGTGTTTGTGCCCAAACTGTCCCCCTATGCGAGCCTGCCGGCCCGCCAAGTCGCTGAGACATATCTCGCGGATCGTATGACCACCTACGCGCAGGTCGTGACCACCAACCAGGTCCTGCAGCCGGTCATAGACTCGCTCGATCTGGGCGTCACGGTGCCTGAACTGATCGAACAGATCGAAGTCACCATTCCCAGCAACACGTTGGTGATCGACCTGGCGGTGAAGGCGCCGACGGCTGCCGACGCCGCCTCCATCGCCAACCGCATCACCAACGAGATGTCTTGGGCTATCGCTGACCTCGAAGGCGCCCCTTCGGTCGCCGAATCGCCGGTCCAAGTCGCCGTGCTACAACCAGCCGACATACCCGCACACCGATCGTCACCCAACATGCTGTTGAACCTTGCCGTCGCGGTTGGGGTGGCGCTGATCGCCGGGGTATTCGCTGCGGTGCTCGCAGACAACTTCGATACCCGGATACGAAGGCGCAGTGACGTCACCGCCTCGGGCGTGCCGTATCTCGGGGGGGTTCCGACGGCGCGGAACGTCAAAGCTCGGGGCCTGCTGCCGTTCACCGAGCAACCACCCGAACTGCGGGCGATACTTCATCGAATCGCCTTCGACGTGCTGTGCTCGGTCGAAGACTCGCCGAACCTGATCTTCACCTCGCCCCGGACGGGTGCAGGCAAGACACTGCTGGCGGCCAATGTCGCCGGTGCGCTCGCCGCAGCCGGGAAGCGGGTGGCTTTCATCGACGCCGATGTCCGCAAAACCCGTCTGTCTGCCCTGGTCGGCATGACGCAGACGCGGGGAGTCGCTGACTTTGCTGTCGCCCGGATGAGACTCGACCAGTCACTTCTCCAGGACAACTGGGGCGGTTTCACCGTCATCCCCTGCGGCGGAAACGGCATCGACGTGGGGGAGATCCTCGCGGGCGGGGAGTTTGCCGAGTTGGTGAGATATCTTGCCGACCATTTCGATGTGGTCATCGTCGACGCCCCGCCGATCGCGAGCTTCGGCGACGCCGCGCGCTTCACTAAACACATCTCCAACGTCGTCATCGTCGCAGCGGCGGGAAGTACCCCACGCGCGGAGTTGCTACGGGTCACCGGCTCATTGCGACGCGCGCGAGCCAATGTCCTGGGCGTGGTGTTGTCAGAAGCTCGCGCGGACGAGGAGCCGGCGCCGGCCGACGAGAACGGCGAGGAGACATCCGATCGATAA
- a CDS encoding glycosyltransferase family 2 protein, which yields MHNEADNVPGLIASLRAQHFRDFDWVVVDDGSTDGTVARLAELDTENQVTVLSKTNDGGLIGGSAFSSWRFGVTHTLPRKPYSHVMKLDADVRLAPDYLERVVRLARDGVGIAGGITVSKGMTEQKFHVLGAVKLYTTEAYQLTESIPTAIGFDVLDEVAASVAGLETRVDTDAHFELARLTGASEGIIHGRYRNGRGCRWTGYWFPYFLLHCARYLVRRPYVIGSFAMLWGYLSAGRGPHAPELKKAHARMQRAKLARAIRNPARFWREAYKI from the coding sequence ATGCACAATGAGGCCGACAACGTGCCGGGTCTCATAGCTTCGCTTCGCGCGCAACACTTCCGCGACTTCGATTGGGTGGTGGTCGACGACGGCAGCACCGATGGAACCGTCGCGCGTCTCGCCGAGCTCGACACAGAGAACCAGGTCACCGTCCTTTCGAAGACCAACGATGGCGGACTGATCGGCGGGTCGGCCTTCAGCTCATGGCGTTTCGGCGTTACGCATACGCTTCCGCGGAAGCCCTATTCGCATGTGATGAAGCTGGACGCCGACGTGCGCCTGGCTCCCGACTACCTCGAACGGGTTGTGCGACTTGCGCGCGACGGCGTCGGCATCGCAGGCGGCATCACGGTGTCAAAGGGCATGACCGAGCAGAAATTCCACGTCCTCGGCGCCGTCAAGCTGTATACGACGGAGGCGTACCAACTGACCGAGTCGATACCGACGGCAATTGGATTCGATGTGCTGGACGAGGTCGCGGCGAGCGTCGCGGGGCTTGAAACGCGCGTGGACACCGACGCTCATTTCGAGTTGGCACGCCTTACCGGTGCGAGCGAAGGCATCATCCACGGGCGATACCGCAACGGGCGCGGGTGCCGGTGGACCGGCTACTGGTTCCCCTACTTCCTCCTACACTGCGCGCGCTACCTCGTTCGGCGCCCGTACGTGATCGGTTCGTTCGCAATGCTGTGGGGCTACCTCTCCGCGGGTCGCGGCCCTCACGCACCGGAGCTGAAGAAGGCCCACGCTCGCATGCAGCGCGCGAAGCTCGCACGGGCGATCCGCAACCCGGCACGCTTCTGGCGCGAGGCTTACAAGATTTGA
- a CDS encoding class I SAM-dependent methyltransferase, with the protein MIDLSSYDTDKSEEYLARYTREFGHLFTKEIALLELGVQRGGSMYLWRDLFPSGQIVGLDLNPIEIQDDSGRIHIYQGFQQDPTVLDRLAADVAPDGFDIVIDDASHLGEYTRDSFWHLFRHHLKPGGIYVIDDWGCAYRSDWEDGHSYRGSRDAIGDFRDDEPRGRKTEIGLRERMRRSIRRAARPISAAVPEKLRPKLESLYMRLGGMTIKTRFPSHDYGMAGVIKQLIDAVALSTTENGIESLHVYRSQVFVHKSLD; encoded by the coding sequence GTGATAGATCTGAGTTCGTACGACACCGATAAATCTGAGGAGTACTTGGCCCGTTACACGCGTGAGTTCGGCCATCTGTTCACCAAAGAGATTGCGTTACTTGAACTTGGCGTGCAGCGAGGTGGTTCCATGTACCTCTGGCGCGACCTGTTCCCGAGTGGACAGATCGTCGGCTTGGACTTGAACCCCATAGAGATTCAGGATGATTCGGGTCGAATCCATATCTATCAGGGCTTCCAACAGGACCCGACGGTCCTTGATCGTCTCGCGGCTGACGTTGCCCCTGATGGCTTCGACATCGTCATCGATGACGCTTCACATCTAGGAGAATACACCCGAGACTCGTTCTGGCACCTGTTTCGTCATCATCTCAAACCCGGCGGAATATATGTCATTGACGACTGGGGCTGCGCATACCGGAGCGACTGGGAAGATGGCCACAGTTACAGAGGGTCTCGCGACGCGATTGGCGATTTTCGCGACGATGAGCCGCGTGGTCGGAAGACCGAAATAGGTCTACGCGAGCGCATGAGGCGTTCGATTCGCAGGGCAGCGCGCCCGATCTCGGCAGCGGTTCCCGAAAAGCTGCGGCCAAAGCTCGAAAGTCTTTACATGCGACTAGGTGGCATGACGATCAAGACTCGGTTCCCGAGCCACGACTATGGCATGGCGGGGGTCATCAAGCAGCTCATCGACGCTGTCGCACTATCGACAACCGAGAACGGAATCGAGAGTTTACACGTGTACAGGTCTCAGGTATTCGTGCACAAAAGTCTTGATTGA
- a CDS encoding glycosyltransferase family 2 protein codes for MADRYLIAVATYRRPTGLQRLLDSMEAAVSSTSVDILVVDNDAEGSARSVAVNHSLRPTYVIEPETGVAAARNRALAHFSDQYRGIIFVDDDERVSPDWLTALTAYAAQTQADVVVGAVISVFPEPAPEWVVRGGFYQRRIHPSGHRLHTAPTNNTLLLRDTWLRAGAPLFDSSFSALGGEDSDFFRGIRKSGAAVLFCAEAVVYEDVPAERLSLRWVRRRAIRTGVIDTLVRRKHHDSLLAGLGRGVRSAGYGIIFLGIGLVTRRGLQARPFFNLFYAYGQFAALFNLRIEEYPRASGPDGSR; via the coding sequence ATGGCCGATCGTTATCTGATCGCGGTTGCGACGTACCGACGCCCAACCGGTTTGCAGCGATTGCTCGACAGCATGGAAGCGGCGGTCTCCTCGACGAGCGTCGACATCCTGGTCGTCGACAACGATGCTGAAGGATCTGCGCGCTCGGTCGCCGTCAACCATTCGCTTCGCCCCACGTACGTGATCGAGCCCGAGACTGGTGTCGCGGCTGCTCGTAACCGCGCACTTGCTCACTTCAGCGATCAGTACCGGGGGATCATCTTCGTCGATGACGACGAGCGGGTATCCCCGGATTGGCTGACAGCCCTGACGGCCTATGCGGCACAGACGCAGGCTGACGTCGTAGTAGGTGCGGTCATCAGCGTGTTCCCCGAACCTGCACCGGAGTGGGTTGTGCGTGGTGGGTTCTATCAGCGCCGAATCCATCCAAGCGGTCATCGTCTCCACACGGCACCCACGAACAACACCTTGCTGCTTCGTGATACGTGGCTTCGTGCCGGCGCGCCCCTATTCGATTCTTCGTTTTCGGCGCTGGGAGGTGAGGACTCTGACTTTTTCCGTGGAATCCGAAAGTCGGGCGCTGCCGTACTGTTCTGCGCAGAAGCCGTGGTCTACGAAGACGTTCCGGCGGAACGGCTGTCATTGCGTTGGGTGCGCCGCCGTGCGATCCGTACCGGTGTCATTGACACGCTGGTGCGAAGGAAGCACCATGACTCGTTGTTGGCAGGACTGGGAAGGGGGGTCCGAAGTGCTGGATATGGGATCATCTTCCTCGGCATCGGGCTGGTAACACGCCGCGGCCTCCAGGCGAGGCCTTTCTTCAATTTGTTTTATGCATACGGGCAATTTGCGGCGCTCTTCAACCTCCGGATTGAGGAATATCCACGCGCGAGCGGTCCGGACGGCAGTCGCTAG
- a CDS encoding lipopolysaccharide biosynthesis protein, with the protein MPTGDGRSASGNALLALSGQWGRYALQLLALVVFSRLLSPADFGLVAMVTGVVGIAWVIGDFGLSLAALQAADLDAHQRTNLFWFNSGIGLIVAGLVCGAAGPLAVFYHDPRVLPVTVALASVFLVNGFAVQFRTELNRELRFGVLAAAELLGQTAGFAVALVGALVGWSYWALVAMQVIAAVVTNTVIVARARWWPGWYHRGTAMRSLLVFGTNTFLTQVVNYVSSNIDQVVIGRIWGATTLGFYNRAFQIARIPAQQVAAPLTRVVLPYLARRRGDPASYLDALRKTQLAVTTLLLSLLAFAAGTADWLVPVVLGDGWQPTVPLLRVLCLAGALHAVGNITYWVLLSQGKTRLLLVTELGARVVMIALIIAAAAKGPLWVALAATAGQALLFISAVCFALPRADVPVGRVLLPGLRPAVLFTAAAAAAWGAGHLANTLPDFAALLIGAVAFCVVCVAAMALRGYRRDVGVLLALLRSVRRGTISG; encoded by the coding sequence GTGCCAACCGGAGACGGGCGCTCCGCCAGCGGCAACGCGCTCCTTGCCCTGAGCGGTCAATGGGGTCGTTATGCGCTTCAGCTGCTCGCACTCGTTGTGTTCTCGCGGCTGCTCAGCCCGGCCGACTTCGGACTTGTCGCGATGGTCACTGGTGTGGTGGGCATCGCGTGGGTGATCGGCGACTTCGGGCTCTCGCTGGCTGCACTCCAGGCCGCGGACCTCGACGCACACCAGCGCACCAACCTGTTCTGGTTCAACAGCGGGATAGGCCTCATCGTGGCCGGTCTGGTATGTGGAGCGGCCGGACCGCTGGCTGTGTTCTACCACGATCCGCGCGTGCTGCCCGTCACCGTCGCCTTGGCCTCAGTGTTCCTGGTCAACGGGTTCGCGGTGCAATTTCGTACCGAACTCAACCGTGAGCTGCGTTTCGGCGTGCTGGCTGCTGCAGAGCTTCTCGGGCAGACGGCCGGATTCGCCGTGGCGCTGGTCGGGGCGCTCGTCGGGTGGTCGTACTGGGCGCTGGTGGCTATGCAGGTGATCGCGGCGGTCGTTACGAATACGGTCATCGTCGCGCGGGCACGCTGGTGGCCGGGGTGGTACCACCGCGGTACAGCCATGCGATCGTTGTTGGTCTTCGGCACGAACACCTTTCTCACGCAGGTGGTCAACTACGTGTCGAGCAATATCGACCAAGTCGTCATCGGCCGAATCTGGGGCGCCACCACACTTGGGTTCTACAACCGGGCGTTTCAGATTGCCCGTATACCGGCCCAACAGGTGGCGGCCCCGCTCACCCGCGTCGTCCTTCCCTATCTCGCGAGACGCCGCGGCGACCCAGCGTCATATCTCGACGCGTTGAGGAAGACTCAGTTGGCTGTGACCACGCTGCTGCTGTCGCTGCTGGCATTCGCGGCGGGCACCGCTGACTGGCTGGTCCCGGTGGTTCTCGGCGATGGCTGGCAGCCGACAGTCCCGCTGCTTCGCGTCCTCTGCCTGGCGGGAGCCCTACACGCGGTTGGAAACATCACGTATTGGGTGCTGCTCTCGCAGGGCAAGACGCGCCTGCTTTTAGTCACCGAGCTTGGAGCTCGGGTCGTCATGATCGCACTGATCATCGCCGCCGCCGCCAAGGGGCCACTGTGGGTGGCGCTGGCTGCCACGGCCGGCCAAGCCCTGCTCTTCATCTCCGCCGTGTGCTTCGCGCTTCCGCGAGCTGATGTTCCAGTGGGCCGGGTTCTGCTGCCGGGGTTGCGACCTGCTGTCTTGTTCACAGCCGCAGCTGCTGCAGCGTGGGGTGCGGGCCACCTCGCGAACACGTTGCCGGACTTCGCTGCGCTGCTGATCGGTGCGGTCGCGTTTTGCGTTGTCTGCGTGGCCGCGATGGCACTTCGGGGTTACCGCCGCGACGTCGGCGTTCTGTTGGCGCTTCTCCGCAGTGTGCGGCGCGGAACGATAAGTGGATGA
- a CDS encoding glycoside hydrolase family 6 protein: MIVAVAIAAVVGIVLASVVAIAAARRAPHTAESETLAGSTPVDTPLYIDPHQLAIAAAREDPRFAPIAETPQAKWFTDWSTTETARDDVQEYVDGAAAANAVPTLVLYRIPQRDCGGWSAGGARDEQEYKDWVDGIAAGLRGHDDAIVILEPDALPQLGRCEQGDRLSMLRYAVDALATTGARVYIDAGNETWLAPAEIADRLHMVGVEKVAGFSLNVAAHYTTEGEVRYAQRIRFELSKLGINDSHFIIDVGRNGAGPQPNNCNPPGARLGPAPRLYEGGELDGLLWIINPGETDGACRGGPARGFWPPTALDLLGLGER, encoded by the coding sequence GTGATCGTCGCGGTCGCAATAGCGGCGGTCGTCGGCATTGTGCTTGCTTCGGTCGTAGCGATCGCCGCTGCGCGGCGAGCGCCGCATACCGCCGAGTCCGAGACGTTGGCGGGCAGCACACCCGTCGATACCCCGTTGTATATCGATCCCCACCAGCTGGCGATCGCAGCAGCACGGGAGGACCCGCGTTTCGCTCCGATCGCCGAGACGCCGCAAGCGAAATGGTTCACCGATTGGTCGACCACCGAGACAGCCCGGGATGATGTGCAGGAGTATGTCGACGGCGCCGCAGCCGCGAATGCGGTCCCGACGTTGGTGCTCTACCGGATCCCGCAGCGCGATTGTGGCGGATGGTCCGCCGGGGGTGCGCGCGATGAGCAGGAGTACAAGGATTGGGTGGACGGCATCGCCGCGGGTTTGCGAGGACATGACGACGCAATCGTCATCCTGGAACCCGATGCACTTCCGCAGCTTGGCAGGTGTGAGCAGGGTGACCGTCTGAGCATGCTGCGATACGCGGTCGACGCCCTTGCAACCACGGGTGCGCGGGTGTACATCGATGCGGGCAACGAAACCTGGCTGGCCCCAGCGGAAATCGCGGACCGCTTGCACATGGTGGGTGTCGAAAAGGTTGCTGGTTTCAGCCTCAACGTCGCTGCCCACTACACAACCGAGGGCGAGGTCCGGTATGCGCAGCGAATACGGTTTGAACTCAGCAAGCTCGGCATCAACGACTCGCACTTCATAATCGACGTCGGGCGAAACGGCGCGGGGCCGCAACCGAACAACTGCAACCCGCCGGGGGCTCGGCTGGGACCAGCGCCGCGGCTATATGAAGGTGGCGAGCTCGATGGTCTTCTGTGGATCATCAATCCGGGAGAGACCGACGGAGCATGCCGAGGTGGCCCGGCTCGCGGGTTCTGGCCCCCTACCGCGCTCGACCTGCTCGGACTCGGAGAGCGCTAA
- the fgd gene encoding glucose-6-phosphate dehydrogenase (coenzyme-F420) has product MPELKLGYKASAEQFDPRELVELGVAAEAHGMDSATVSDHFQPWRHEGGHAPFSLAWMTAVGERTERLFLGTSVLTPTFRYNPAVIAQAFATMGCLYPNRIFLGVGTGEALNEIATGHEGDWPEFKERYARLRESIRLMRELWLGDRVDFEGEYYNTKGASIYDVPEGGIPIYIAAGGPQVAKYAGRAGDGFICTSGKGEELYKDKLIPAVIEGAQAADRDPDSIDRMIEIKISYDPDPKLALENTRFWAPLSLTAEQKHSINDPIEMEKAADALPIEQVAKRWIVSSDPDEAVEMVGQYVKWGLNHLVFHDPRHDQRRFLELFAKDLEPRLRKLG; this is encoded by the coding sequence GTGCCTGAACTCAAACTCGGATATAAGGCGTCGGCCGAGCAATTCGACCCGCGCGAACTCGTCGAACTCGGTGTCGCCGCCGAAGCGCACGGCATGGACAGCGCAACCGTCAGCGACCACTTCCAGCCGTGGCGCCACGAGGGGGGTCACGCGCCGTTCTCGCTCGCCTGGATGACCGCGGTCGGTGAGCGCACCGAGCGCCTGTTCCTCGGCACGTCGGTGTTGACGCCGACGTTCCGCTACAACCCTGCGGTCATTGCCCAGGCCTTCGCCACCATGGGCTGCCTGTACCCCAACCGCATCTTCCTCGGGGTCGGGACCGGTGAGGCGCTCAACGAGATCGCGACCGGACACGAGGGCGACTGGCCCGAGTTCAAGGAGCGCTACGCGCGCCTGCGCGAATCCATCAGGCTGATGCGCGAATTGTGGCTCGGTGACCGCGTCGACTTCGAGGGGGAGTACTACAACACCAAGGGCGCCTCCATCTACGACGTTCCCGAGGGCGGCATCCCGATCTACATCGCCGCCGGCGGTCCACAGGTCGCGAAGTACGCGGGTCGTGCGGGCGACGGGTTCATCTGTACGTCCGGCAAGGGCGAGGAGCTGTACAAGGACAAGCTGATCCCTGCGGTCATCGAGGGGGCGCAGGCGGCCGACCGCGATCCGGACAGCATCGACCGGATGATCGAGATCAAGATCTCCTACGATCCCGACCCGAAACTGGCGCTGGAGAACACGCGCTTCTGGGCCCCGCTCTCGCTGACCGCCGAGCAGAAGCACAGCATCAACGACCCCATCGAAATGGAGAAGGCCGCCGATGCACTGCCCATCGAGCAGGTCGCCAAGCGCTGGATCGTCTCATCGGATCCCGACGAAGCGGTCGAGATGGTCGGGCAGTACGTCAAGTGGGGTCTCAATCACCTGGTGTTCCATGACCCCCGCCACGATCAGCGCCGTTTCCTCGAACTGTTCGCCAAGGATTTGGAGCCTCGGCTGCGGAAGCTGGGCTAA
- a CDS encoding MBL fold metallo-hydrolase: MAVALEAVTDSVHFAYTDLVNWTLVTDGGGVMLIDTGFPGNRDDVLTSLTQLGFGIDDLRAILLTHAHIDHFGSAIWFAKTHGTPVYCHAAEVGHSKREYLEQASPVDIAKHIWQPRYLTWSVAISRKGALTREGIPTTQALTEDVAARLPGAPKAIPTPGHTGGHCSFVVDGVLVAGDALVTGHPLAPRSGPQLLPKLFNHDEAGCVRSLAALGLLDTEVLLPGHGRVWRGSIREAAEQAQAQARVL; encoded by the coding sequence ATGGCAGTAGCCCTAGAGGCGGTCACCGACAGCGTCCACTTCGCGTACACCGACCTCGTCAACTGGACCCTGGTCACCGACGGCGGCGGGGTCATGCTGATCGACACGGGATTCCCCGGCAACCGCGACGACGTGCTCACGTCGCTGACGCAGCTGGGCTTCGGTATCGACGACCTCCGCGCGATCCTGTTGACCCATGCCCACATCGACCATTTCGGCTCGGCGATCTGGTTCGCGAAAACCCATGGCACACCGGTGTATTGCCATGCGGCGGAGGTCGGCCACTCCAAGCGGGAGTACCTGGAGCAGGCCTCGCCGGTCGACATCGCCAAACACATCTGGCAGCCGCGCTACCTCACATGGTCCGTGGCGATCAGCCGGAAGGGCGCGTTGACCCGCGAGGGCATCCCGACCACGCAGGCACTGACCGAGGACGTCGCCGCCCGCCTGCCCGGCGCGCCGAAGGCGATCCCCACTCCCGGGCATACCGGTGGCCACTGCTCGTTCGTGGTGGACGGTGTGCTGGTCGCGGGCGACGCCCTGGTCACCGGCCACCCGTTGGCGCCCCGCAGCGGGCCGCAGCTGCTGCCGAAGTTGTTCAACCACGACGAGGCCGGCTGTGTCCGCAGTCTGGCCGCGCTGGGGCTGCTGGACACCGAAGTGCTGCTGCCGGGGCACGGCCGGGTGTGGCGGGGGTCGATTCGAGAGGCGGCTGAGCAGGCTCAGGCTCAAGCAAGGGTGTTGTAG
- a CDS encoding NtaA/DmoA family FMN-dependent monooxygenase (This protein belongs to a clade of FMN-dependent monooxygenases, within a broader family of flavin-dependent oxidoreductases, the luciferase-like monooxygenase (LMM) family, some of whose members use coenzyme F420 rather than FMN.), which yields MTSAVKRREGKERKQIHLAAHFPGVNNTTVWSSPESGSQIEFDSFVHLAQTAERGLFDFFFLAEGLRLREHRGLIHDLDVVGRPDTFTVLAALAAVTERLGLTGTINTTFNEPFEVARQFASLDHLSDGRAGWNMVTSSDAFTGENFRRGGFLDHSDRYKRAEEFVTVAREFWDSWSSDAVIADRASGIYVDPNRIRVVEHRGPQFDVRGAGTLPPAPQGHPVLLQAGDSDDGRAFLAKYADAAFTMHSTLEAGQAYYADVKGRAASYGRDPDRLKVFPAATFVLGDTAEEAAEKAREIRRQQVSPQTAILMLEQVWQRDLSAYDPDGPLPEVEPADDPTISQGRVRHGDPKAVAAAWRARAEADNLSIRELVIAVTSRQQFVGTPAQVAEEIDLHVQSDACDGFILVPHLTPRGLDEFVETVVPLLQERGTFRTEYSGHTLRDHLGL from the coding sequence ATGACATCAGCCGTGAAGCGTAGAGAGGGCAAGGAGCGCAAGCAGATCCACCTGGCCGCGCACTTTCCCGGCGTCAACAACACCACGGTCTGGTCGAGCCCCGAATCGGGCAGCCAGATCGAATTCGACTCGTTCGTACACCTGGCCCAGACCGCCGAGCGAGGGTTGTTCGACTTCTTCTTCCTCGCCGAGGGGCTGCGGCTGCGGGAACATCGCGGGCTGATCCACGACCTCGACGTCGTCGGACGGCCCGACACCTTCACGGTGCTCGCCGCGCTCGCGGCGGTCACCGAGCGACTGGGCCTGACCGGGACCATCAACACCACCTTCAACGAACCATTCGAGGTGGCAAGGCAATTCGCGTCACTGGATCACCTGTCCGACGGCCGGGCCGGCTGGAACATGGTCACGTCGTCGGACGCGTTCACCGGTGAGAACTTCCGCAGGGGTGGGTTCCTCGACCACTCGGACCGGTACAAGCGCGCCGAGGAGTTCGTCACCGTCGCGCGTGAGTTCTGGGACAGCTGGTCATCCGACGCCGTCATCGCGGATCGGGCGAGCGGAATCTACGTCGACCCCAACCGTATTCGCGTCGTCGAGCATCGCGGCCCACAGTTCGACGTGCGCGGCGCCGGCACCCTGCCGCCCGCACCGCAGGGACATCCCGTCCTGCTGCAGGCCGGTGACTCCGACGACGGCCGGGCATTCTTGGCCAAGTACGCCGACGCGGCGTTCACGATGCACTCGACGTTGGAGGCCGGTCAGGCCTACTACGCCGATGTCAAGGGCCGCGCCGCGTCGTACGGGCGAGACCCCGACCGGCTCAAGGTGTTTCCGGCGGCGACGTTCGTCCTCGGCGACACCGCCGAGGAGGCGGCGGAGAAGGCCCGCGAGATCCGGCGCCAGCAGGTGAGTCCCCAAACGGCGATCCTGATGCTCGAACAGGTGTGGCAGCGTGACCTGTCCGCATACGACCCCGATGGACCGCTGCCAGAGGTCGAACCCGCCGACGATCCGACCATCAGCCAGGGCCGGGTGCGCCACGGTGATCCCAAGGCCGTGGCCGCGGCGTGGCGTGCGCGCGCCGAGGCAGACAACCTGTCCATCCGCGAATTGGTCATCGCCGTCACGAGCCGGCAGCAGTTCGTCGGTACGCCCGCGCAGGTCGCCGAGGAGATCGATCTGCACGTGCAGTCGGATGCCTGTGACGGATTCATCTTGGTGCCGCACCTGACTCCGCGCGGCCTGGACGAGTTCGTCGAGACCGTGGTGCCGTTGCTCCAGGAGCGTGGCACGTTCCGCACCGAATACTCAGGGCATACGCTGCGCGATCATCTCGGCCTATAG
- a CDS encoding LLM class flavin-dependent oxidoreductase, translated as MSVPLSILDLAPISEGSDAATALRNTVDLAQHAEQWGYKRYWVAEHHFVAVASAQPAVLIGQIAAATNTIRVGAAAVQLGQTTAIAVAESFGILDAFHPGRIDLGVGRSGQRRREALKAAKSKPKPEPPQEWHDVGGVVVPPPFDISALMRNPRLRARMSVLQQPEAVAPDFAEQVGDILAMIDGSYRVGDVDAHATPGEGAKLTPWVFGSSKGQSAQVAGARGLPFVASYHITPATALDAVDAYRAAFQPSDALSEPYVVVSADVVVADDTETARHLASSYGHWVYSIRAGDGAIPYPDPDAVEPLSDDQLEVVKDRTATQFVGDPDEVAAKLETLQRVTEADELVITSVTHDHSDRLRSHELLAKRWGL; from the coding sequence ATGAGCGTCCCGCTGTCGATACTCGACCTGGCGCCGATCAGCGAAGGCAGCGATGCCGCAACGGCGTTGCGCAACACCGTCGACCTCGCTCAGCACGCCGAACAATGGGGCTACAAGCGGTACTGGGTCGCCGAGCACCACTTCGTGGCGGTCGCATCCGCACAACCCGCGGTTCTCATCGGCCAGATCGCCGCTGCCACCAACACCATTCGAGTGGGCGCCGCCGCGGTCCAACTCGGCCAGACCACCGCCATCGCCGTTGCCGAGAGCTTCGGCATCCTCGACGCGTTCCACCCGGGTCGCATCGACCTCGGCGTCGGGCGATCGGGACAGCGGCGCAGGGAGGCCCTCAAGGCGGCGAAATCGAAGCCGAAGCCCGAACCGCCACAGGAATGGCATGATGTCGGCGGTGTCGTGGTACCCCCGCCGTTTGACATCAGCGCGCTCATGCGCAATCCGCGGCTGCGCGCGAGGATGTCGGTCCTGCAACAGCCCGAGGCCGTCGCACCGGACTTCGCCGAACAGGTCGGCGACATCCTGGCGATGATCGACGGCAGCTACCGCGTCGGAGACGTCGACGCACACGCCACCCCCGGCGAAGGGGCGAAGCTGACGCCGTGGGTCTTCGGCAGCAGCAAGGGACAGAGCGCGCAGGTCGCAGGCGCCCGCGGACTCCCGTTCGTCGCGAGTTACCACATCACGCCGGCCACGGCGCTGGACGCCGTCGACGCGTACCGCGCGGCATTTCAGCCGTCGGACGCTCTGTCGGAGCCCTACGTGGTGGTGTCCGCCGACGTCGTCGTCGCCGACGACACCGAGACCGCGCGCCATCTGGCATCCAGCTACGGGCACTGGGTGTACTCGATCCGCGCGGGCGACGGCGCCATCCCGTATCCGGACCCCGACGCCGTCGAACCACTCTCCGACGACCAACTCGAGGTCGTGAAGGACCGCACCGCAACACAATTCGTGGGTGATCCCGACGAGGTCGCCGCGAAACTCGAGACCCTGCAACGCGTCACCGAGGCCGACGAGCTCGTAATCACCTCAGTGACGCACGACCATTCCGACCGGCTGCGCTCCCACGAGCTGCTGGCCAAGAGGTGGGGACTATGA